In one Fusarium falciforme chromosome 5, complete sequence genomic region, the following are encoded:
- a CDS encoding Asparagine--tRNA ligase codes for MRSIRLSSVPRTGRLWVQRRPYSVRVPGECQKDIKTVAELKAWGPSTRIPDVEVSGWVRSVRKSSGVRFIDITDGSSMRPVQVVVDKSLATDMRPGAAVRLKGTWVDETRKESEDNAESSEAPKTPANAELQVSEVEVLGHSDPQTYPIQNKYQTPESLRTISHLRPRTPLNSTMLRLRSDATALLTQFFFQERFQQSHPPIITSSDCEGAGEAFAVKASSPGEFFRDPKYLTVSSQLHLEALAQALGNVWTLSPTFRAEQSDTSRHLSEFYMLEAEMSFVDDMDEVMDLAQRMLNSLARGLKELNAAKELEQNRVDSKDPAERLAFNDLVDQKQLDRRWRGLLTTKRWPRVTYSEAIKILESLADQFEHKPTWGAGLQSEHEKYLAEKIGYDEATDSSVPIFITQYPREIKAFYMRQSASSPDAGLTVDCFDLLVPSLGELAGGSMREHRLPQLEENMRALGLEVPSKRSPKGKELAWYLDLRRWGCPPHGGFGLGFDRLLSYLTGVPNIRDVVAFPRHYERCDC; via the exons ATGCGTTCAATTCGCCTTTCCAGTGTCCCGAGGACGGGAAGATTATGGGTTCAGAGAAGACCCTACTCGGTTCGAGTACCTGGCGAGTGCCAGAAGGACATCAAAACTGTGGCAGAACTGAAGGCCTGGGGACCATCAACCCGTATACCAGATGTTGAAGTCTCTGGATGGGTGAGATCAGTGAGGAAGAGTTCTGGCGTACGCTTCATCGATATCACCGATGGATCATCTATGCGTCCGGTTCAAGTGGTTGTCGATAAGAGCTTGGCCACAGA CATGCGCCCCGGTGCTGCCGTCCGTCTGAAGGGCACGTGGGTTGATGAGACTAGAAAAGAATCCGAAGACAATGCAGAATCTTCAGAGGCTCCCAAGACACCTGCCAATGCCGAACTTCAAGTCTCAGAGGTCGAGGTTCTAGGCCATTCTGATCCTCAA ACATATCCGATTCAGAACAAGTATCAGACACCTGAGAGTCTCCGTACAATCTCTCACCTTCGGCCACGAACTCCTCTCAACTCGACCATGCTACGATTGCGTTCTGATGCCACCGCTCTCCTCACTCAGTTCTTCTTTCAAGAACGTTTCCAGCAGTCACACCCGCCCATCATCACCTCCTCTGACTGCGAGGGTGCTGGTGAGGCTTTTGCAGTCAAGGCCTCTTCACCGGGCGAGTTCTTCCGCGACCCCAAATATTTAACAGTCTCTTCTCAACTTCACCTCGAAGCTCTCGCTCAGGCACTCGGCAACGTGTGGACTCTTTCACCAACGTTCCGTGCTGAGCAGAGTGATACGTCAAGGCATCTCAGCGAGTTCTACATGCTCGAGGCTGAAATGAGCTTCGTTGATGATATGGATGAGGTTATGGACTTGGCACAACGCATGTTGAACTCCCTTGCACGTGGACTGAAGGAGCTCAACGCTGCCAAGGAACTCGAGCAGAACCGTGTCGACTCCAAGGACCCAGCCGAACGTCTCGCGTTCAACGATCTAGTTGACCAGAAACAACTGGATCGTCGGTGGAGAGGTCTCCTGACCACCAAGAGATGGCCTCGGGTTACCTACAGCGAGGCAATTAAAATCCTCGAGTCCCTAGCCGACCAGTTCGAACACAAGCCGACATGGGGTGCTGGCCTACAGTCAGAGCACGAAAAGTATCTGGCCGAGAAGATCGGCTACGACGAGGCTACTGACTCATCCGTTCCGATTTTCATCACCCAGTATCCGCGGGAGATCAAGGCGTTTTACATGCGCCAGTCCGCATCTTCCCCTGACGCCGGCCTGACGGTCGACTGCTTCGACCTCCTTGTTCCTAGTCTTGGCGAGCTGGCTGGAGGCTCCATGCGTGAGCATCGTCTGCCCCAGCTAGAGGAGAACATGCGTGCTCTGGGTCTCGAGGTTCCTAGCAAGCGGTCTCCCAAAGGAAAGGAGCTGGCCTGGTACCTAGACCTGCGCCGCTGGGGTTGTCCTCCTCATGGCGGCTTTGGTCTTGGATTCGATCGACTCCTTAGCTATCTCACAGGCGTACCCAACATCCGCGATGTCGTCGCCTTCCCGCGTCACTATGAGCGGTGTGACTGCTGA
- a CDS encoding DUF2263 domain-containing protein — MAPPRSSRVRPSEVAADTKRNFIPLVKKNYGDIFPPYSYLYRQPIAQLAIQRQKPSTRPPTFTIEVGDPVMKALTYAAMDTQASEAVGGPRVRIPFICAANERRPGGDWETGCVGYEEKLCRRSNLSATLNSPWPNSPEPSNYPIPSQGGILSDAVVVCRGPHDRYDRLDSWFDLPVVSVPPTRWPKLKDNGTKYSFAEEREMTRDKLRGALRICLYNGYDRVVIGDFGLGNGYRNPPQELAELWRDVFLFDPDLRGQFSYVVFVFEDPLQSTARHILDEIAKKENGSKGKSRAGSSSSSGSSKSHSSSSSSHGSSPTDCHIFEHVFSPAEVDRVLRQPDPRYGLGMITT, encoded by the coding sequence ATGGCACCGCCGAGATCCAGCCGGGTACGGCCCTCAGAAGTCGCAGCCGATACCAAGAGGAACTTCATCCCACTCGTCAAGAAGAACTATGGCGACATCTTCCCACCCTACTCGTACCTCTACAGGCAGCCCATCGCACAGCTCGCTATCCAGCGTCAGAAGCCAAGTACCCGGCCGCCCACCTTTACTATCGAGGTTGGCGACCCGGTCATGAAGGCACTGACATACGCAGCCATGGATACGCAGGCGAGCGAAGCGGTTGGTGGCCCCAGAGTGCGTATTCCCTTTATCTGCGCCGCCAATGAACGAAGACCTGGGGGAGATTGGGAGACTGGCTGCGTTGGTTatgaggagaagctctgCCGACGAAGTAACCTCTCAGCCACGCTGAACTCACCCTGGCCCAACTCACCCGAACCAAGCAACTACCCCATTCCTTCCCAGGGCGGCATCTTGTCTGATGCTGTCGTGGTCTGCCGTGGACCTCACGACCGCTATGATCGGTTGGACAGCTGGTTTGACCTGCCCGTTGTGTCGGTACCACCAACGCGATGGCCGAAACTCAAGGACAACGGCACCAAGTACTCGTTTGCGGAGGAACGCGAGATGACTCGCGATAAGCTGCGTGGTGCCCTCCGCATCTGCCTCTACAACGGCTACGACCGCGTGGTGATTGGCGACTTTGGCCTTGGCAATGGCTACCGCAACCCTCCCCAGGAGCTGGCAGAGCTCTGGCGGGATGTGTTCCTCTTCGACCCCGATCTACGTGGGCAGTTTTCCTACGTTGTTTTCGTATTCGAAGATCCCCTCCAGAGCACCGCGCGGCACATCCTAGACGAGATTGCTAAGAAGGAGAATGGCTCCAAGGGCAAGTCTCGGGCTGGATCTTCAAGCTCGTCAGGGTCAAGCAAGAGCcatagcagcagcagcagcagccatggcAGTTCCCCGACTGATTGCCACATCTTTGAGCACGTCTTCAGCCCCGCCGAAGTTGACCGAGTGCTTCGGCAACCCGATCCGCGATATGGACTCGGCATGATCACAACGTGA